DNA from Roseomonas gilardii subsp. gilardii:
CACCGACAGCCGGCATGCCTTCCCGGTCGCCCCCAACCTGCTCGATCGCGACTTCACGGCCGCCGCGCCCGACCGGGTCTGGCTGGCCGATCTGACCTATCTGTGGACCGCCGAGGGCTGGCTGTACTTGGCCGTGGTGCTGGACCTGTGCACGCGCCGCGTGGTCGGCTGGGCCATGGCGGACCACCTCGGCCACGAACTCGCCCTGGCCGCACTCGACATGGCGATCGCCTGCCGACGGCCCGCCCCTGGCCTCCTGCACCATGCGGATCGCGGCGTGCAATATGCCGCCCATGGCTATCGCCGCCGGCTCGCCGAGCACGGCATGCTCTGCTCGATGAGCCGCAAGGGGAACTGCTGGGACAACGCGCCGATGGAGAGCTTCTATGCCACCCTGAAGGGCGAACTCGTCGAGCAGCGCGACTACCTCACTCGCGACGAGGCCAGGGCCGACGTGTTCCAGTATCTGGAGGGCTTCTACAATCGACGCCGCCTGCATTCGGCGCTCGGCTATCTCACCCCCGAGCAGAAGGCAGCGACATTCCAAACAGCGGCATCAGCCGCGTAACAGTGTCCGTGAAAGTGGGGCAAGGCCACATGATCTCGTGTTCCCCGCGAGCGCGGGGATGAACCGAACCCCATCCGTGCCAGCGAGAGGCTAGGGGAGTGTTCCCCGCGAGCGCGGGGATGAACCGGGGAGTTTCGCCATGATCATGCTCCAGCGAGGGTGTTCCCCGCGAGCGCGGGGATGAACCGGCCCCCTCAGGCGGGAACCTGAGAGGGCCAGTGTGTTCCCCGCGAGCGCGGGGATGAACCGGGAGCGAAGGGCGATCAGGGGACGCAAGGCATGTGTTCCCCGCGAGCGCGGGGATGAACCGGTCTGGAGAACGGGCCGCTGGTGCGAGACCCTGTGTTCCCCGCGAGCGCGGGGATGAACCGACCACGGCACCCGTGCCGCCGAAGCCGGACCCGTGTTCCCCGCGAGCGCGGGGATGAACCGGGCGTGGATGCCTTCGGCGGCGGCGGCCCGAGGTGTTCCCCGCGAGCGCGGGGATGAACCGCTGACTTAGCACATCGACGCAATCGCCATGGAGTGTTCCCCGCGAGCGCGGGGATGAACCGGTGGCCGATCCGACCGACGCGGACGGGATGGAGTGTTCCCCGCGAGCGCGGGGATGAACCGCCTGACCGGCAGGCGGCGCTGGCGCTAACCAAGTGTTCCCCGCGAGCGCGGGGATGAACCGGTCAGCCCCGGCATCAGCCCGCCCTCCCTGGCGTGTTCCCCGCGAGCGCGGGGATGAACCGGTTCGGCGAATCATCCTGGCCGGAGACATGGAGTGTTCCCCGCGAGCGCGGGGATGAACCGTATTTCTCCGGCGGCTTCCTGGCGCTGACCGGGTGTTCCCCGCGAGCGCGGGGATGAACCGACCGAGCGCGGCCGGAAATACCGGGTCTGGGAGTGTTCCCCGCGAGCGCGGGGATGAACCGAGTGACCAAGCACCATATGCCAGCCCAGGAGGGTGTTCCCCGCGAGCGCGGGGATGAACCGAAACAGGGAAGAAACATATCCTCCCTCGCTTCGTGTTCCCCGCGAGCGCGGGGATGAACCGGATACCGGCGCCGCGCTGCGCACCTATGTGGGGTGTTCCCCGCGAGCGCGGGGATGAACCGCGCGGCGGTCAGCTTCGTCGACCCGATCTTCAGTGTTCCCCGCGAGCGCGGGGATGAACCGCACCTGCCGGAGACCCTGAAGCTGGCGCGCGAGTGTTCCCCGCGAGCGCGGGGATGAACCGGATTTCAGGCTTTTTCGGTGCGGATCGGGACGGTGTTCCCCGCGAGCGCGGGGATGAACCCGCCACGGCCGCCTCGGCCATGGGATTGTCCCGGTGTTCCCCGCGAGCGCGGGGATGAACCGCCGCCAAAACGCCGACAGTCATTCGGTAATTCGTGTTCCCCGCGAGCGCGGGGATGAACCGGCGATGCGCGGTGAGCCGTAGGCCACCGCCTGGTGTTCCCCGCGAGCGCGGGGATGAACCGGCGGCATGAGGGAAAAATTCCTGCTCCACGCGGTGTTCCCCGCGAGCGCGGGGATGAACCGGGCTTGCGGCACATGAGGCAGTTGCGGCGCGCGTGTTCCCCGCGAGCGCGGGGATGAACCGATGGGTGAGGTTCCTCGCGGTAAATGCGAGGAGTGTTCCCCGCGAGCGCGGGGATGAACCGGTCCATCCCGATGATACAGCGCTGCCCCTCGAGTGTTCCCCGCGAGCGCGGGGATGAACCGCGTGGTCATTCGACATCGATCGGTTAACTGGGGTGTTCCCCGCGAGCGCGGGGATGAACCGCCGCTCAAAGGCGGCAAGCGTCGCGGAATCCAGTGTTCCCCGCGAGCGCGGGGATGAACCGGCGGCGTCGTGAACAAAGTTCGGGAGGGAGGAGTGTTCCCCGCGAGCGCGGGGATGAACCGCCTTATAGACCACGCGCGCGGACACGCCCTCAGTGTTCCCCGCGAGCGCGGGGATGAACCGGGCGCCGCTCCGGTCGGAGGGCGCCCTGGGGTGTGTTCCCCGCGAGCGCGGGGATGAACCGCCGGGGTATCACCGAAGATGCTCTCGCAGGTGGTGTTCCCCGCGAGCGCGGGGATGAACCGGCTTGCAAGCCAGCCTCAACCATCGCGTCGGTGTGTTCCCCGCGAGCGCGGGGATGAACCGGCGACACGCGGGCCGGCCGGGGCGCCGGCCCGGTGTTCCCCGCGAGCGCGGGGATGAACCGCCGACCCAGGTGCCCGCCATCACGGACCTCAAGTGTTCCCCGCGAGCGCGGGGATGAACCGGTGCCGCTGGAGGTGCTGGAGGCGATCGCGGCGTGTTCCCCGCGAGCGCGGGGATGAACCGCAGTCCCGTGCGTTGGTCCGGCGCCTGCAGGGGTGTTCCCCGCGAGCGCGGGGATGAACCGCTGTCGTCGTCGATGTCGATCACCACGTGGCCGTGTTCCCCGCGAGCGCGGGGATGAACCGCTGGCGGAGGGGATGGACCCCGCCGAGCCGCTGTGTTCCCCGCGAGCGCGGGGATGAACCGGGCCTTACCATGCAGCAGGCCGCCGACCGCATGTGTTCCCCGCGAGCGCGGGGATGAACCATGGCCGGCGGCTGGAACGTCGCCTCCGCCGTGGTGTTCCCCGCGAGCGCGGGGATGAACCGGCCGGAAACGGCCGGCGCGCCGTCGTTGTAAACGAGCGCACCGTGAAAGCATTCGAGTACACAAAAGGCGGAGCCTTCCCCTCGGACAGCGTTGTTGCAGCGCCACAGAAGATGGACCGAAGCGGAGAGGCTGAAACTTCGTGGGGAGGGCCGGGGTTCTGGAGGGGCCGCCGTCGATCCGGTGGCGTTTATGTTCTCCTGACAGCAGGTTCGCCCAGCGCATGTCCGACGTTCCGCCCGCCTCTGGCCACGCGAAATTCGCGGCGGCCGCCATTCAACGCGAGATGCGGCTGCGAGAAGGCCGCCCTTTTCCTCTCGGGGCGACCTGGGACGGGTTGGGGGTGAATTTCGCGCTGTTCTCCGCGCATGCGACCAAGGTCGAGCTCTGCCTCTTCGACGCCAAGGGCGAGCGGGAGCTGGAGCGGATCGTGATGCCGGAATACACGGACGAGGTCTGGCACTGCTACCTGCCGGATGCGCGGCCGGGGACGGTGTACGGCTATCGCGTGCATGGGCCGTATGAGCCGGAGAACGGGCACCGCTTCAACCCGAACAAGCTGCTGCTGGACCCCTATGCGAAGGGGCTGGTGGGCGCCCTGACATGGGACCCGTCGCATTTCGGCTACCAGATGGAAGGCGGCGACGATCTGAGCTTCGACGAGCGCGACAGCGCGCCCTTCATGCCCAAGAGCCGCGTGGTGGACCCGGCCTTCACCTGGGGGCAGGACCGGCGGCCCAACATCGCCTGGGCGGACACGATCTTCTACGAGACGCATGTGAAGGGCTTCACGAAGCTGCATCCGGCGCTGCCGGAGGAGCTGCGTGGCACCTATGCGGGGATGGGGCAGCCGGAGATCGTCAATTACATCAGGTCGCTCGGCGTCACCTCGGTCGAGCTGTTGCCGGTGCATTCCTTCGTGCAGGACCAGCATCTGACCGACAAGGGGCTGGCGAACTACTGGGGCTACAACACCATCGGCTTCTTCGCGCCGGAGTTGCGCTATTCCGCGAGCGGGTCGCTGGCCGAGTTCAAGGAGATGGTGGCACGGCTGCACGATGCCGGGCTCGAGGTCATTCTCGACGTGGTGTACAACCACACGGCCGAGGGCAACGAGAAGGGGCCGACGCTGTCGTTCAAGGGGATCGACAACGCCTCCTACTACCGGCTGATCCCGGACCAGAAGCGCTACTACATCAACGAGACGGGCACCGGGAACACGGTGAACCTGTCGCATCCGCGCGTGCTGCAGATGGTGACGGACAGCCTGCGCTACTGGGTGCAGGAGATGCATGTGGACGGGTTCCGCTTCGATCTCGCCACCATCCTGGGGCGCGAACCCTATGGCTTCGACGAGGGCGGCGGCTTCCTGGATTCCTGCCGGCAGGACCCGGTGCTGAGCTCGGTGAAGCTGATTGCGGAGCCCTGGGATATCGGGCCGGGCGGCTATCAGGTCGGCGGCTTCCCGCCGGGCTGGGCGGAATGGAACGACAAGTTCCGTGACACGGTGCGCGAGTACTGGAAGGGCGACGAGGGCAAGCTGCCGGACATGGCCACGCGGCTGACGGCCTCAGGCGACGCCTTCAACAAGCGCGGGCGGCGGCCGTGGTCGTCGGTGAACTTCGTCACCGCGCATGACGGCTTCTGTCTGCACGACCTCGTTTCCTACAACGAAAAGCACAATGACGCGAATGGCGAGGAGGGGCGCGACGGCCATTCCGACAACAAGAGCTGGAACTGCGGCGCCGAGGGACCGACCGACGACCCGGAGATCAACAAGCTGCGCGAGCGGCAGAAGCGGAACTTCCTGGCGACGCTGCTGCTGAGCCAGGGAACGCCGATGATCCTGGCGGGCGACGAGCTGGGCCGGACGCAGGAGGGGAACAACAACACCTACTGCCAGGACAACGAGCTAAACTGGGTGAACTGGGAAGGGATCGGCGAGGACGGCGAGAGCCTGATCAACTTCACCCGGAAGCTGATCACGCTGCGCAAGTCGCTGCCGATCCTCCGCCGGGGGCGGTTCCTGACCGGGCGGGTGAACGAGGAGCTGGACGTCAAGGACGTCGCCTGGATCTCGCCGACCGGCAAGCCGATGGAGGACCACGAGTGGGAGGATGCCAGCGCCAAGTGCCTGGGGATGCTGCTGGACGGGCGGGCGCGGGCCACGGGGCTGCACCGGCCGACCATGGACATCACGGCGCTGCTGGTGGTGAACGCGCACCATGACGTGGTGGGCTTCACCCTGCCCGAGGTGGTGGGAGGGACGACCTGGCACTGCCTGATGGACACGAACCTGCCGGAAGGCGTGGAGATCGAGAGCTTCGAGACCGGGCAGGAATACCTGGTGACCGGGCGCTCGGCGCTGCTCTTCGCGCTGGAGCCGGAGGATGGGGATTCCATCGCGCTGCGACAGACGCTGCGGGCCTTGCGCGGGCTGACGGAGCGGCCGGTGATGGGGCTGCCCTCCTCCCCTGCCCCGGCGGCGGAAGAGAAGGGCGAGGAAGAGGGCGAGGCTTCCTGACGGTCTGATGGGCGGTGCCGGGGTCTGGCGAAGTGGGGCGCTGCCCCCACGGCGCTTGCGCTCCGGCCCCGCTTCCCGCGGGTGGCGAAACGCTCTGCACAACACCATGTGAAGGGGCTGCCGGGCATGCCATGCTCGGTGC
Protein-coding regions in this window:
- the glgX gene encoding glycogen debranching protein GlgX, which produces MRLREGRPFPLGATWDGLGVNFALFSAHATKVELCLFDAKGERELERIVMPEYTDEVWHCYLPDARPGTVYGYRVHGPYEPENGHRFNPNKLLLDPYAKGLVGALTWDPSHFGYQMEGGDDLSFDERDSAPFMPKSRVVDPAFTWGQDRRPNIAWADTIFYETHVKGFTKLHPALPEELRGTYAGMGQPEIVNYIRSLGVTSVELLPVHSFVQDQHLTDKGLANYWGYNTIGFFAPELRYSASGSLAEFKEMVARLHDAGLEVILDVVYNHTAEGNEKGPTLSFKGIDNASYYRLIPDQKRYYINETGTGNTVNLSHPRVLQMVTDSLRYWVQEMHVDGFRFDLATILGREPYGFDEGGGFLDSCRQDPVLSSVKLIAEPWDIGPGGYQVGGFPPGWAEWNDKFRDTVREYWKGDEGKLPDMATRLTASGDAFNKRGRRPWSSVNFVTAHDGFCLHDLVSYNEKHNDANGEEGRDGHSDNKSWNCGAEGPTDDPEINKLRERQKRNFLATLLLSQGTPMILAGDELGRTQEGNNNTYCQDNELNWVNWEGIGEDGESLINFTRKLITLRKSLPILRRGRFLTGRVNEELDVKDVAWISPTGKPMEDHEWEDASAKCLGMLLDGRARATGLHRPTMDITALLVVNAHHDVVGFTLPEVVGGTTWHCLMDTNLPEGVEIESFETGQEYLVTGRSALLFALEPEDGDSIALRQTLRALRGLTERPVMGLPSSPAPAAEEKGEEEGEAS